A region from the Prevotella melaninogenica genome encodes:
- a CDS encoding DUF4835 family protein: MPRNQRLKWLVILLTSLFLFSKGELAAQELNAKVTVNHNQIQGTDASVFENLQQTLEQFINTRQWTHYQFQRNERINCNFNITVSKYDPGSNLFTCSALIQANRPVYNAAYSSTLYNNQDGDFNFTFAQFDQIEFNEENVDNQLTALIAYYAYLIIGLNLDSFSPMGGEDILQRCMILTNNAQNLNFTGWKAFDNSRNRFAIINDYLDGAMKPFRQLQYDYYRTGLDEMANNVERGRTNITSALENGLKKAHENRPISMLPQIWTDYKKDELANIYKGKGTQKEKELVYDILFGINASQNITWDKIKQ; encoded by the coding sequence ATGCCAAGAAACCAAAGACTGAAGTGGCTCGTGATATTATTGACGAGCTTGTTTCTATTCTCTAAAGGAGAGTTAGCAGCTCAAGAGCTAAATGCAAAAGTAACCGTGAATCATAATCAGATTCAGGGCACGGATGCTTCTGTCTTTGAGAATCTGCAACAGACTTTGGAACAGTTTATTAATACACGTCAATGGACTCATTACCAGTTTCAAAGAAATGAACGTATAAACTGTAACTTTAATATTACTGTTAGTAAGTATGATCCAGGTAGCAACCTCTTTACTTGTTCTGCTTTGATACAAGCAAACCGCCCTGTTTATAATGCTGCCTATAGTTCTACGCTCTATAATAATCAAGATGGTGATTTTAATTTCACCTTTGCTCAGTTTGATCAAATTGAGTTTAATGAGGAGAATGTCGATAATCAGCTGACGGCTCTGATAGCTTATTATGCTTACCTTATTATAGGATTAAATTTGGATTCATTCTCTCCTATGGGTGGAGAAGATATCCTACAACGTTGTATGATTCTTACGAATAATGCACAGAATCTTAATTTTACAGGATGGAAAGCCTTTGATAATTCCCGTAACCGATTTGCTATCATTAACGATTATCTTGATGGTGCGATGAAGCCTTTCCGTCAATTGCAGTATGATTATTATAGGACTGGATTGGACGAGATGGCTAATAATGTTGAACGTGGACGTACAAATATTACATCAGCCTTGGAGAATGGGTTAAAGAAAGCACATGAGAATCGTCCAATAAGTATGTTGCCACAAATATGGACAGACTATAAGAAGGATGAATTAGCTAATATATACAAAGGCAAAGGAACACAAAAAGAAAAGGAGTTGGTCTACGATATTCTATTTGGTATTAATGCCAGTCAGAATATTACATGGGATAAAATAAAGCAATAG